The DNA segment ATTGGACTAATTCCCTGTATCAATCCTAGCGTTTCAGTTGTCTTGTCAAATCGGAGGTACCCTTTAGGTAATataaaaaagagggaaaagtatttttcgagaattatatatatagatattttgTGATAGTTTTCTCTCTCGGAaaatcgcatatatatatatatataattccttTTTTTGTTTCTATCATACTAAAATTTGCATCTAAAAGTGTCAGCTCACAAGTGAGAAGATAAGATGAGTTCATTGTAGTTTCTCGTTCTCATCACTGCTTAGAGAAAGCAAGTCACAGGAACATTTATCTGGAAGACAACCACAAAGCAGCGTAGTAGTGCGTCTTTTAAGATCGATCTTAAAAGTTGCATTGATTGGTCATGGCCTCGTGCGAAGCAATGTCAAGGAGGCCCCTCGGTTGAAGACAACATCTGAGGACTGGGCATAGCCGACCCTATGACATCAAGCTAATCTTTAAGCCTTGAGATGGAAATAAAAGGTTGAACAAGATGAACACTCGTGAAGTGGACCGTGTTGGAAGCAGAAGGTTATGGGCATATTATTATATTTGGAGGCATCAAAAGCCCCCCCAGCCAGCATCGAGTTTTGCCGGGCGGTAAACGCTGCACCGACAAGTTGGGCACAAGAAATGCCTCTTCCCAGCTCGATTGGCTCGAGGGAAATTTATCTCAAGATGATAAATGATTAATACCACTAAATCCTTGATACAGTCACTGTAGAAGCATCCCAAAGCTTAGATTCTCCATACTTCCTAATACAACATAGAGAGAGATGGCTACCAGCTCTGCGAGGAAGCGCCAGGATATCAAGGATGACTCTTGCAGAGTTTCGCTTCGCCCACCATCCTCGGTCACGCCTCGTCGCTGTCGCCGGCGCCTCCGTGATCAGGCGGCGCGTAGGTTGAGGCAGTCGTCGAGGACGCCGCGCACCGGTCGACTTCCGCCGGCGCCACTAACGCTCCATcggccaagttgtttcctcttgcAGTGGCTTCACGCCCGCCGGCGACCGGGACGGGATCGGTGAGCTGCCTCCCGTCTCGTGGGGGAGAGAAGACCACCGGCATGTACTCGTCGTCGTGGCACGCGAACCTGGAGTGCCGGAAGTGCTCCATTAGAGCCTCCAAGCCCTTGCAAGACCACAAGCCCAGACGTCAGAGATTCCCGCAGCATTCACCTAGAACCTAACTAAGAGAGCAACCTGCAACCGAGCGTAGGTGATTTGGCAGATCTTTCGCGAGTTGAACACTTCCCACGGCTGCTGATGGAAGGCCTTGTAGAGTCTGAAGGCCGCCTCCGGCGACGTCAGGTTCACAAACCCGTAGCCGACGTTGCACTTGTTGCTACAGAAACACAACACCGAGATCATCGCCACATAATTTTGTATCGTGTCTTGTCCAAAAGCTGCTTTTAGGGTCCCAATTCATGTAGAAGTGTTGTTTGTGCTCTGATGGGTCATTTCAAACTCACCGCCAAATCAATCAAACGAGAACTATAGTGAGTGAGTTTCGTTCATTGCCTACTCTATGCCTGCAAAGCCTTTTGACTTCTGATTAGGGTTTGATGGGTTCTTTCAGCTTCAGCACATTTGTCAGGGTTTTACTCTGTTCTCCTCATTCCTTGTTTCTTATTATTCTTTTGATTCAAAAGAAACAATCAACTGCTGAAGCAGTTACTCATTAAACTTACTTGAAATCGATGGGAAGATAGACGAAGTCATAGGCGGAGATGGGATCATCATCTTCCTCGCCAATCTGCTCGTTGCAGTGCTTGCAGTGGTTGTCCAGCATGTTCAGAAGCAGCTTCCGACTGCACCACCAAGCCATTCATTTGTAAGAGATGAAGCATTACGAGATGAAATAAGGAAAGAGTATCCTAACCTGTACTTGTTGGGGATGTTTCTGATCATCACCGTGGTTCTGGAATCACCACGAGAGGATGGGCGTGATTCTTCCGGCTGCACTTCCTTGAAGAGAAACTTGGAATCGCCTTCTTTCTTCTGATGAGTCTTCCAACCGCTGTTCGTTCTATGATGATGCACGTtcgatgatggtggtggtgatgggTACTCGTTCTTGCTGCATTCGCTCACCCTTCTGTTCCTTCTTTCCACGATGCCCGCACTGTCGGGAGCATCGCAAGCACTGTTGTTCTTCAGCAACGCCGATGGATTCCCAACTTCTCGGAATTCTTTACCAGGAGAGGAAGACGACAGCGGCTTAGGACCGCTCCGAATCCATCGACTGGCCTTTGGGTTACCTCGCAGAAGCCTCGGAGGCAATGGAAAGCTGTTCATAAAGTAAACACTGCACCATGAATTACATGTGTGAGTGACCAAatcgaaagagaaaaaggaaggagATGTCACCTTCTTGTTTGGCTTCCGGTTGCTCCGAATTGGAGCACCAAGCGCCTTCCATGAACCTCTTTGCCGTGGAGCTCGGAGAGGGCGCGAGCGGCGTCTCTTTTGTCGTAGAACTCCACCAGAGAGTGGTGTTGCTTCGATGTCATCACCCTCACTTCCTTCACAGCTCCTACATGCCATTAAgataaaatctctctctctcttagccaTGCAAAAACGAGTCATAAAGAAACATGGTACATATAGCAAGAAGTACAGAACGAAACAAAGGATATCTAATGATAGAATACAAGGAAGACAGCACCCAACATATATTACAGAGATCTCTTCAAGATTTGTTTCTTGTTTGATCTTTCTTGGTATCTTTGAACTGAATCGGTGAAGATATAATGGTTAGAAATCATCCATACCGAAGGCTTCAAAGATTTGTCTGAGAGCAGCGCAGGACACGGTCGGGTCCGAATTAAGCACCAAGATGGAACCCTGGTTAGGTTCGTCAAGGCCGGAGGCTGCAAACTGAGCCGAAACCGCCGGCCATCCGGTCAGTCCGCGGCCTCCCACGCCGTCGCTGAGCCATCCCCACGGACACGCAAGGTTCCCCGTGATGGTGGCGGGGAAGTGCTGCCGCGTCGCGGGGTGCTCGCGGAACGCCATCACCGCCGCCTGCGCGCTCCTCAGATCGTAGAAGTGGACGGTGACGATTCCCTGCGCTGTTAGCGCCACCGTGTCAACCGCCTGCACACCGCCGAACGGCTCCATCGCCGCCCTCACCTCCGCCTCCCCCACGTGCGGCGGCACCATGTTCAGCACCACCGCTCTACTAGCCGCCTCTGGAGGCGCTACAAGTGTCACTGCTACGGCAGGCGGCGGTTGCGGAGGAGGATGACGGTAAGGGAAGTAAAACTGCAGCGGATGGGCAACGACAGCGAACCGGCTGCTCGCCGCCGGGTGGAACTCCGCCGCCGCCGGATCGAGAAGAGTGCCCCGGGCTTCCGGCTCCATCTCCCGACCCAACGAAAACGACACGGCTCACACGCCAATACGCCGTGTCTCTCCCCCACATAAGCTTGTTCCAAATGCGTTATATAGAGTGAACCGGTACAGAATAAGCGATATATcgggggaggaaaaaggaaggcAATTACGAGAGCAGAAAGCGGCGTTTTAATGCGGTGGCAGTATGGCGGCGCACTCCCCTCTTCAATGGGTGGATAGCGACGCCCGTCCTTTATATTCGCACCCCGACGTCGGTAAGACTGCACGCCCTCCGTGTCACGTCGGCAGGCGGAAAAACTCTTGGAAGGGGAGTTATTTATCACTAATGGGCAAAACCGTCTTTTCAATATACAAAATAACCCTTTGGGAAGGGAGATTAACGCAAAAGAAGCGAAAAGACGACAATATTAAATGACTATAGTGCCCCTGGTCTCGGGGTTGCTGCCACAGGGTTGTCTCTTCGTCTACCTTTCCTCTTTTACCATGGGGAATCCTTCTGGGCCGGCGTCTGTGGCTGTGCCTGCACATTCCTGGAGGATGCAGGAAGCAGagcgtcagagagagagagagaggagataatTTGGGAGGTGAGACTGGTCGATTTTGCCTGTGATTGCTCATTtccgagaaggaaaggaagagggATGATTTGTTGTACGCAGAGCCTTGAACCAATGGACAAACATGGCATTTTGCTTTGCAGGTTGGCATAGAGTGGGAGGCAgcatgagagagagaaagatgttAACATGATCATATTGCTTCACAATGTCAGAGAAATAAATAGCTGGAGTGCAAGATGATGGAGATCAGGGATGTGTGCATGGGATGAGACGAAATGGGGAGTgagaatgtgtatatatatatatacatacatatatatatatatatatatatatatatacatacatatatatatatatatatatatatatatatataatatttttataataataatatgtttttataaattttatatattataataatattttaaatataaaatatatcaaaatattaaaaataataatacttaTTTATTTTATCTAGTTCAATCAAACTAAATAATTCATTATTGACTCATATCATAAAGATGAAGGGATATAAAGACACATGAAAGTGTCTTATTTGTGACAGAGACTGAGCAACGCTGCCCATGAGCATAATTGACGCCTATAATGAAGATGATGAGATAAAAATTATAGAATATATAATTCTTATAGAAAATAAACATATTTTATATGTGTCTTAAAAAGTattatatattttgttttttctcaaatagtattcttatttttttaaaaatcattaatttttttttctatcaaattttaactattatattattttcatttgactcgattataatatttttcaataacatctatagtatttttattaagatattgTAAATGACAACATGTGGCTTTGATTGTCATTACTCATAGATcattaaaatatcatatttttaggtttataattagtttgattgaAATTAAGAGTCCATTTTAATCAAAACATTACAATaaaccaaaaatattataacaaaccAAAACACTCTAATATATAGAACAATTTTCGACGGatcatttgaatattttttaaattaaaaatattatttgagaaaaataaaagtGGGGAGCTGATTAATTTTCTAGAAAAATGGCTCTCGTGGATCAGCAAAAAGTCGTGAATAAAAAGGTGTGGATGCATTAACATCTTAAAGTCAACGAGATGGATTAAAAGAACAAAAGTAGCAGAAGAGCTATAGACTTCAGCAAAGTTGTATCAGATGCTAACTGGGAATGGATTAAATCTGAAtaatcatatgattttatttccttccttttattattattatttgaatctATACCATTAGTTCCCTAAATGTGCAATCACATTAAATGTACAAGATTCAAGTGATGCAATAGTATATATTAATTATGGCCAAACTGCAAAATCGAACAGATTAATTTGAACTTCACAGATTGATTTTTCTTGGGATGTTTTAAGAAGATAACAAAGATGGAGAATAGGAGAgagtaataaatataataaaattgtattattattattattattattattatcatttagaattcttttttttcatttttttaaatggAAAATAACTAAAATATCGACTTCCCACATCACACCTCTTTGCTCGCCCAAACACGAGCACATGTATTACTACTACTCGCGCATCGCCATCACTTGTTCCAACTCGCAGCTCTTTTTCCTCtctatgtctctctctctctctctctctctctgcagccCAATGAGAGAGAAGGGGTGTCTCTTGCTGCTCACTGAGGTGGTGCAGCTGCAGATGCAGGGCTTGTGGACCAGCTTGCCATCTCCTCACCGATGCTGCCATGCAGTCTTTCGAAACCCAGGAGATGGCCAGCAGTTGATCCTCCATCCTGCATCTTTGTCTGCTCTTAAAGATTCAAAAGaaatgtcctctctctctctctctctctctctctcactcgtaTATTAGGTAGGAAAAAGAAGTGCAGCTACCGTGGCCTTTGTCCAGGGAGTAGCTGACAGTACTAGCTGGACCCACATTTATCAAAACATTCCATCCATGTCTTTCTACATGTGGTGACTCCATCAAGAAGCATACAGGCacttctctttctctcccttcttatgtacatatgtatattctATAGCAATAGCATGTCGGCAGAGCTTTTGTCACTCGAAAGATGAGAGCAAGTCAGTGCTGCTTGTCATGGCATGGGGTGTCCGTTTCTGATATCCTAGACTTTGCTTGCCTTTGTTGGGAAGTGCTGTTTGCCACCATCTGTTGCTTGCTTGCTCGCTTGGAATAAGGAGGCTGTGGCGGCCTCACTTGGGTTTGAGGAGTCTGTTGTGATCGGTGCCGGACAACCAGTCGATCCATCACGATTGCTGCTGCCACCGGTGGTGTGATGATGGTCGACAAGTTTGGAGTGGGCCTCCGGCCGAGGCGCTCGcctggcccaatttgaatcttaacTGAAATCGACTCAACTCGAGTTGAACCCAAATGTTATAATCGGTTCAACCAAGCCGAATTGAGCTAAACCCAACAACATCCACTCCCCGCCCCTGGCGCCAGCGCGGCGCCCGCATCAACCCTAGTCTCCCGATCGCTCGCTCCTCGTCGCCGTCGCCGATTCCTGCCGGTCCTCCCC comes from the Musa acuminata AAA Group cultivar baxijiao chromosome BXJ2-8, Cavendish_Baxijiao_AAA, whole genome shotgun sequence genome and includes:
- the LOC135618245 gene encoding protein terminal ear1-like isoform X1, which encodes MEPEARGTLLDPAAAEFHPAASSRFAVVAHPLQFYFPYRHPPPQPPPAVAVTLVAPPEAASRAVVLNMVPPHVGEAEVRAAMEPFGGVQAVDTVALTAQGIVTVHFYDLRSAQAAVMAFREHPATRQHFPATITGNLACPWGWLSDGVGGRGLTGWPAVSAQFAASGLDEPNQGSILVLNSDPTVSCAALRQIFEAFGAVKEVRVMTSKQHHSLVEFYDKRDAARALSELHGKEVHGRRLVLQFGATGSQTRSVYFMNSFPLPPRLLRGNPKASRWIRSGPKPLSSSSPGKEFREVGNPSALLKNNSACDAPDSAGIVERRNRRVSECSKNEYPSPPPSSNVHHHRTNSGWKTHQKKEGDSKFLFKEVQPEESRPSSRGDSRTTVMIRNIPNKYSRKLLLNMLDNHCKHCNEQIGEEDDDPISAYDFVYLPIDFNNKCNVGYGFVNLTSPEAAFRLYKAFHQQPWEVFNSRKICQITYARLQGLEALMEHFRHSRFACHDDEYMPVVFSPPRDGRQLTDPVPVAGGREATARGNNLADGALVAPAEVDRCAASSTTASTYAPPDHGGAGDSDEA
- the LOC135618245 gene encoding protein terminal ear1-like isoform X2 yields the protein MEPEARGTLLDPAAAEFHPAASSRFAVVAHPLQFYFPYRHPPPQPPPAVAVTLVAPPEAASRAVVLNMVPPHVGEAEVRAAMEPFGGVQAVDTVALTAQGIVTVHFYDLRSAQAAVMAFREHPATRQHFPATITGNLACPWGWLSDGVGGRGLTGWPAVSAQFAASGLDEPNQGSILVLNSDPTVSCAALRQIFEAFGAVKEVRVMTSKQHHSLVEFYDKRDAARALSELHGKEVHGRRLVLQFGATGSQTRSFPLPPRLLRGNPKASRWIRSGPKPLSSSSPGKEFREVGNPSALLKNNSACDAPDSAGIVERRNRRVSECSKNEYPSPPPSSNVHHHRTNSGWKTHQKKEGDSKFLFKEVQPEESRPSSRGDSRTTVMIRNIPNKYSRKLLLNMLDNHCKHCNEQIGEEDDDPISAYDFVYLPIDFNNKCNVGYGFVNLTSPEAAFRLYKAFHQQPWEVFNSRKICQITYARLQGLEALMEHFRHSRFACHDDEYMPVVFSPPRDGRQLTDPVPVAGGREATARGNNLADGALVAPAEVDRCAASSTTASTYAPPDHGGAGDSDEA